Within the Paludisphaera rhizosphaerae genome, the region CTCGCCGAGGGATTTCACCGGCGGTTACTCGATCCGGTTCGACCGTCCGCTCGCCTTCGGCCACTTCGCCGAGGGGAACTTCCGCGGCGAGATCGCCAACCTCACGCGCAACGTGGTCGTCGAGTCGGCCAACCCGGACGGCGTCCGCGGCCACACGATGTACCATCGCGGCTCGGCCGGATCGATCAGCTACGCCGAGTTCCGCCACCTCGGCAAGGAAGGCGAGAAGGGGCGCTACAGCATCCACTTCCACCTCGTCGGCGAAACGATGCGCGGCAGCTCCGTCATCGGGGCCTCGGTCTGGGACAGCAAGAACCGCTGGATCACGATCCACGGCACCGACGACCTGGTGGTTCGCGACGTGGTCGGCTACAAGAGCGTCGGCCACGGCTTCTTTTTGGAGAGCGGGTCCGAGGTCAACAACATCCTCGACCACAACCTCGCGGCGCTCGTGCTGCCGGGCAAGCCGCAGAAGGAGCAGGAGGTTCCCTTCGACCTCAACCGAGGCGCCGGCTTCTGGTGGGCCAACAGCCAGAACAGCTTCACCCGCAACGTGGCCGCCGACTGCGCGGAGTACGGCTACCGGTTCGACGTCAAGAAGACGGCCGACTACGACCCGGTCCGGTCGATCCGGCAGCCCGACGGCTCGACGGCGCCCAAGGACGTGCGCACCTTGCCGTTCGTCCGGTTCGAGGACAATGAGGCCCACACGATGAAGTTCTTCTGCCTGAACCTCCGCGGCGTGACGCGGCCGGAGCAGGGGCTGGACTTCTACAGCCAGAACGAGAGCCTGGCCAGCGAGGCCGCCGCCGCCCGGCCCGAGGCCGGCCACCCCTTCTGGATCCGGAACTTCCGGTGCTGGGAGGCCAACTGGGCGACCCACCTGGGAACGACCGGCGTGTTCATCGACGGCCTGGACGTCTTCCGCGCCGACGTGGCCATCTGGCGGTCGATCATGGACGGCTCCGGATTCCGTCGCATGACCACCAAGGACATGCGCGTCAACGACATCCACAACCCGCTCAGCTCGGGCTACGTCCCCTCCCGCGACGACGCCGACCGCGGCGCCTTCCGCGGGCTCTCCAGCTTCAAGGACGACATGCCGCCGACGACCGTCATCACCTCGGCCGTTCGCGAGGGGAACCTCGTGCGGCTTCGGGGCTCGGTAGCCGATACCAGCGACGTCAAGCGCGTGCTGGTCAACGGTCGCGAAGCGACCTCCACCCGCGGCGCCTTCGCCGAGTGGGAAGCCGTCCTGGAGGCCCCCTCCGGCGCGGCTCTTGAAGTCGCCGCCGGCGCCGAGGACGTGCTCGGCCACGTCGAGCCCCGGCCCCACGTCGTCCGGGTCGAAGCGTCGGGCATGTGAGTCGAGTCGACCGGTCGGGGCGTGCGGGTGATTCGGCGGTCTCTTAAGATGAAGGGACCACCGACGATCCCCACGCCTTTCGACCGGAACCTTCCCATGCGGTTCAGAGTCTCCCTCGGTCTGTTCGTCGCGATTTCCCTGCTAATCCCCCGACCGGGGAGCGCCGGCGAGGAGGCCGCACCCTCGTTGCAGGCGAAGTTCGGTTCGAAGTTCGTCGTCGGGGTCGCGCTCGGCGGGCGGGTGCCGGACGAATACTCGGACGTCGAGCGAAAGCTGATCCTCGGCCAGTTCGGCAGCGTCACGCCTGAGAACTGCATGAAGATGACCGCCGTCCAGCCGAGGGAGGGGGAGTTCCACTTCGAGGAAGCCGACGCCCTCGTCGACTTCGCCGAGAAGAATCGGCTCCAGGTCGTCGGCCATACGCTCGTCTGGGCCAAGGACGAGCGGACGCCCGCCTGGTTCTTCCGCGACGGCGACAAGCCGGCCTCGCGCGAGAAGGTTCTGGAGCGGATGCGGACCCACATCCGCACGCTCGTCTCGCGCTATCGCGGCCGGATTGCGTCGTGGGACGTGGTCAACGAGGTCCTCGACGACAACGAGCCCGATCTGCGGCCCTCAAGCTGGCTGAGCATCGTCGGCCCCGAGTTCATCGCCGAGGCCTTCGCCTGCGCCCACGAGGCCGACCCGGGCGCCCTGCTGCTCTACAATGATTACAACGTCGATCAGCCCAGGAAGCGGGAGAAGCTGATCCGGCTGATCGGCGACCTTCGGAGCAAGAACGTCCCGCTGGGGGCGATCGGCATCCAGGGGCACTGGGAGGTCGATCAGGTCCCGTTCAAGGACATCGAGGCCCTGCTCGTCGCGATGAAGGATCTCAGGCTGAAGGTGATGGTCTCCGAGCTGGACCTGGGCGTCGTTCCGAGGGGCGTCTGGTGGGCCGACGGCGGCAAGCGCCGGGATGAGATCGCCAGGACCGACCCGCTCGCCGCCGGCTGCCCCCCCGACCTCATCGACCGTCAGGCCGCCCAGTACGCCCAACTCTTCCGGCTCTTCAGCGACCACGCCGACGTCATCGCCCGCGTCACCTTCTGGGACCTC harbors:
- a CDS encoding G8 domain-containing protein, with protein sequence MLNSSPFRCLLALAMTAVAASSAVADEPPVVRSARSGAWSAKETWDLGRVPKAGDRVVVRGGHHVTYDVASEDVIRLVQIAGTLEFARDRSTRLDAGLITIISNEEPSEEGFDCHAPMTSMKDMKDMPESARPSLLVGRPGQPVPAPFSAVIRLHYVEGMDRASCPAIVCCGGRMEFHGEPVKQTWLKLRQTADAGSNNVYVDEFANGWKQGDHVIVTSTHRQRDGRGVGGDFLAGSQTEERRIVGLSPRDFTGGYSIRFDRPLAFGHFAEGNFRGEIANLTRNVVVESANPDGVRGHTMYHRGSAGSISYAEFRHLGKEGEKGRYSIHFHLVGETMRGSSVIGASVWDSKNRWITIHGTDDLVVRDVVGYKSVGHGFFLESGSEVNNILDHNLAALVLPGKPQKEQEVPFDLNRGAGFWWANSQNSFTRNVAADCAEYGYRFDVKKTADYDPVRSIRQPDGSTAPKDVRTLPFVRFEDNEAHTMKFFCLNLRGVTRPEQGLDFYSQNESLASEAAAARPEAGHPFWIRNFRCWEANWATHLGTTGVFIDGLDVFRADVAIWRSIMDGSGFRRMTTKDMRVNDIHNPLSSGYVPSRDDADRGAFRGLSSFKDDMPPTTVITSAVREGNLVRLRGSVADTSDVKRVLVNGREATSTRGAFAEWEAVLEAPSGAALEVAAGAEDVLGHVEPRPHVVRVEASGM
- a CDS encoding endo-1,4-beta-xylanase; the protein is MRFRVSLGLFVAISLLIPRPGSAGEEAAPSLQAKFGSKFVVGVALGGRVPDEYSDVERKLILGQFGSVTPENCMKMTAVQPREGEFHFEEADALVDFAEKNRLQVVGHTLVWAKDERTPAWFFRDGDKPASREKVLERMRTHIRTLVSRYRGRIASWDVVNEVLDDNEPDLRPSSWLSIVGPEFIAEAFACAHEADPGALLLYNDYNVDQPRKREKLIRLIGDLRSKNVPLGAIGIQGHWEVDQVPFKDIEALLVAMKDLRLKVMVSELDLGVVPRGVWWADGGKRRDEIARTDPLAAGCPPDLIDRQAAQYAQLFRLFSDHADVIARVTFWDLHDGRSWLNSFPWKHAEYPLLFDRRASPKPAFQAVMDVKP